One genomic region from Branchiostoma lanceolatum isolate klBraLanc5 chromosome 7, klBraLanc5.hap2, whole genome shotgun sequence encodes:
- the LOC136438570 gene encoding meiotic recombination protein SPO11-like: MTEGDINFWDSLEILGHELLHREREIVQKRQPATEKTKSATSEDGESGSRGHVLRAIERLTETMIVALSNGHSPVLTYKDRGKSSNVSFDEDFGVVPNDTIAVKTVDFSAIKSTTKFARTLQVLAITYRLVQTNTYSTKRDVFYNDTKLFGTQRVLDTIVDDIACMLKVPRHSLHILATSKGCVAGDLTLVDSDGSFLDCSVASGGTMVPAHVQNITNLHSNAKFVLVVEKDATFQKLLDDGFCRKLAPCIMVTGKGVPDLNTRMLVHKLWKAFHIPVFALVDADPHGMEIMCTYKYGSMALSHESHNLTVPTLKWLGVLPSDIRRLCIQEDVLLPMNDSDRAKARELLGRPYLSAEPLWKRELEEFLTRDRKAEIQSLISISPTFLTDVYIPNKIKFGGWI; the protein is encoded by the exons ATGACGGAAGGCGATATCAATTTCTGGGATTCCCTCGAGATTTTAGGCCACGAACTTTTGCATCGAGAAAGGGAGATTGTTCAGAAAAGACAACCTGCTACAGAAAAGACGAAGTCAGCTACTTCAGAGGATGGAGAGAGTGGTTCCAGAGGACACGTGTTGAGAGCTATTGAGCGTCTTACCGAAACAATGATCGTCGCGTTGTCCAATGGACATTCTCCGGTGTTGACTTACAAAGACAGAGGAAAGTCTTCGAACGTATCCTTCGACGAAGATTTTGGAGTCGTTCCCAATGACACTATTGCAGTTAAGACGGTGGACTTCTCGGCAATAAAGTCGACGACAAAATTTGCAAGAACGTTACAAGTCCTTGCCATAACTTACAGGCTGGTACAGACGAACACGTATTCTACGAAACGGGACGTCTTTTACAACGACACCAAGTTGTTCGGGACCCAGCGTGTACTTGACACGATAGTTGACGACATCGCCTGTATGCTGAAGGTGCCCAGACATAGTCTGCACATCTTGGCCACATCGAAAGGGTGCGTAGCCGGTGATCTGACTCTGGTGGACAGCGATGGCAGTTTTCTGGACTGTTCTGTGGCAAGTGGAGGGACCATGGTGCCAGCACATGTGCAAAACATCACAAACCTGCACTCAA ATGCCAAGTTCGTGCTGGTTGTTGAAAAGGATGCCACCTTCCAGAAGTTACTGGACGACGGGTTCTGCAGGAAGCTGGCACCCTGCATCATGGTCACAGGCAAGGGAGTACCCGACCTCAACACACGGATGCTAGTCCACAAACTGTGGAAGGCTTTCCACATACCCGTCTTTGCTCTGGTGGACGCCGACCCCCATGGTATGGAAATCATGTGTACGTACAAGTACGGGTCCATGGCACTGTCGCATGAGTCCCACAACCTGACTGTACCCACCCTGAAGTGGCTTGGAGTGCTGCCTTCGGACATCAGGCGACTGTGTATTCAAGAAGATGTCCTCTTACCCATGAATGACTCGGATAGAGCGAAAGCGAGGGAGCTACTAGGGAGGCCCTACCTTTCTGCTGAGCCGCTGTGGAAGAGAGAGTTGGAGGAATTCCTCACAAGGGACAGAAAGGCGGAAATCCAGTCTCTCATCTCCATATCTCCAACCTTCCTGACCGATGTGTACATTCCTAACAAAATCAAGTTTGGAGGCTGGATCTAA
- the LOC136438569 gene encoding tetratricopeptide repeat protein 5-like: MATVGEGGEGDASVLQQLKDTVDKLYEFRDHYFEQHGIDRAAQKAEDVKAEVSKTMKLLDELQETCPNKAQVNMQRGRALNVTSDFDPEALDLLSKAVKLDPSLVEAWNNLGECYWKKGDVEAAKNCFSGAIAKSRNKVSLRNLSMVLRQLGADPVDRFKNIQESVTVAKEAVQLDVNDGTSWYVLGNAYLSVYFSGDQNLHILKQCMSAYNQAEGDVVAKSNPDLHFNKATVLRYEEQFQLALMHWDKASALDPTWDQPNMKQIQLLGYLSKVADMVHHKGKLKAKRLQSMLKSLSEKDLGPYGGGSFDSSTGKKVPLESTTLANLASGLNKNTLVLGRVVCSVTTEETIPFTFALTDKEGTCFAVTVYNVAPNYGTIVGDSVAIPEPFLQHVDLQHKDKKFQFSLIRVETPLVLVVNSRKLGLDKQAPTVLACTTMSE, from the exons GACACAGTTGATAAACTGTATGAGTTCAGAGACCATTACTTTGAGCAACACGGCATAGACCGAGCAGCACAGAAGGCTGAGGATGTGAAAGCTGAGGTGTCAAAGACCATGAAGCTGCTTGACGAGTTGCAAG AAACATGCCCAAACAAGGCGCAGGTTAACATGCAGAGAGGCCGTGCCCTGAACGTGACCTCAGATTTTGACCCAGAAGCTCTGGACTTGCTCTCCAAAGCCGTGAAGCTGGATCCGTCCCTCGTGGAGGCATGGAACAACCTCGGCGAGTGCTACTGGAAGAAAGGAGATGTGGAGGCTGCCAAAAACTGTTTCTCTGGTGCTATTGCCAAA TCCAGGAACAAAGTGTCGTTGAGGAATCTATCCATGGTCTTACGTCAGCTTGGTGCCGACCCTGTTGATCGATTTAAGAACATCCAAGAAAGTGTGACTGTAGCCAAGGAAGCTGTACAGCTGGATGTCAATGATGGCACTTCTTGGT ATGTTCTCGGCAATGCCTACCTGTCTGTGTACTTCTCTGGTGACCAAAATCTACATATTCTCAAACAATGTATGAGTGCATACAACCAAGCG GAGGGTGATGTTGTGGCCAAAAGCAACCCTGACCTGCACTTCAACAAAGCAACA GTGTTGAGATATGAAGAACAGTTTCAGCTGGCTTTGATGCACTGGGACAAAGCTTCAGCACTGGACCCCACGTGGGACCAGCCAAACATGAAGCAGATACAACTTCTCGGCTATCTGTCCAAGGTGGCGGACATGGTGCACCACAAG GGAAAGTTGAAAGCCAAAAGACTCCAGTCCATGCTGAAGTCTCTGTCAGAGAAGGACCTGGGGCCTTACGGTGGTGGATCATTTGATAGCTCAACGGGGAAGAaagttccattggaatcaacaACCTTGGCAAACTTAGCTAGTGGACTGAATAAGAATACACTGGTGCTGGGCAGGGTGGTCTGCAGTGTCACAACAGAGGAAACCATTCCTTT TACATTTGCTTTGACGGACAAGGAAGGCACCTGCTTTGCTGTAACAGTGTACAACGTGGCACCTAATTATGGAACAATTGTTGGGGACTCTGTGGCCATCCCAGAGCCCTTCTTACAACATGTAGACCTTCAGCACAAAGACAAG AAGTTCCAGTTCAGCTTGATCAGAGTGGAAACTCCACTGGTCCTTGTGGTCAACAGTAGGAAGCTAGGACTGGACAAACAAGCACCAACTGTCCTGGCCTGTACAACAATGAGTGAATAG